A window from Peromyscus eremicus chromosome 1, PerEre_H2_v1, whole genome shotgun sequence encodes these proteins:
- the LOC131895318 gene encoding large ribosomal subunit protein eL29-like has translation MAKSKNHTTDKQSRKWHRNGIKKPRSQRYESLKGVDPKFLRNMRFAKKHNKKGLKKTQANNAQAVSARAEATKALVKPKAVKPKMPKGPSRKLSRLAFITHPKLGKQIRNYMAKGRRLCQPKPKAQTKAEASAPAQAPKGAQAPVKAPHQLLNIFAHD, from the coding sequence ATGGCCAAGTCCAAGAACCACACCACAGACAAGCAATCTCGAAAATGGCACAGAAATGGTATCAAGAAACCCCGGTCACAAAGATACGAATCTCTTAAGGGGGTGGACCCCAAGTTCCTGAGGAACATGCGCTTTGCCAAGAAGCACAACAAGAAAGGCCTGAAGAAGACGCAGGCCAACAATGCACAGGCAGTGAGTGCGCGTGCAGAGGCCACTAAGGCCCTTGTGAAGCCCAAGGCGGTTAAGCCCAAGATGCCAAAGGGCCCCAGCCGCAAGCTCAGTCGTCTTGCTTTCATCACTCACCCCAAGCTCGGGAAGCAGATTAGAAACTACATGGCCAAGGGTCGTAGGCTCTGCCAGCCAAAGCCCAAGGCTCAAACCAAGGCAGAGGCCTCAGCTCCAGCCCAGGCTCCCAAAGGTGCCCAGGCCCCTGTGAAGGCCCCACACCAACTTTTGAACATATTTGCCCACGATTAG